The following coding sequences are from one Saccharomyces cerevisiae S288C chromosome VI, complete sequence window:
- a CDS encoding uncharacterized protein (hypothetical protein; induced by treatment with 8-methoxypsoralen and UVA irradiation), whose amino-acid sequence MRTFTDFVSGAPIVRSLQKSTIRKYGYNLAPHMFLLLHVDELSIFSAYQASLPGEKKVDTERLKRDLCPRKPIEIKYFSQICNDMMNKKDRLGDVLRVCCPS is encoded by the coding sequence ATGCGTACTTTCACTGACTTTGTTTCTGGCGCACCTATTGTAAGGAGTCTTCAGAAAAGCACCATAAGGAAATATGGGTACAATTTGGCACCCCACATGTTTTTGTTACTACACGTAGATGAGCTatcgattttttctgcatACCAAGCAAGTTTACCtggcgaaaagaaagtcgACACAGAGCGGCTGAAGCGTGATCTATGCCCACGTAAACCCATTGAGATAAAGTACTTTTCACAGATATGTAACGAtatgatgaacaaaaaggacCGATTGGGTGATGTTTTGCGTGTGTGCTGCCCAAGTTGA
- a CDS encoding uncharacterized protein (hypothetical protein): MKVSDRRKFEKANFDEFESALNNKNDLVHCPSITLFESIPTEVRSFYEDEKSGLIKVVKFRTGAMNRKRSFEKIVISVMVGKNVQKFLTFVEDEPDFQGGPIPSKYLIPKKINLMVYTLFQVHTLKFNRKDYDTLSLFYLNRGYYNELSFPCPGTLSRNSECQAERQLYDAYFH, encoded by the coding sequence atgaaagtttccGATAGGcgtaagtttgaaaaagcaaactttGACGAGTTTGAGTCGGCtctaaataacaaaaacgacTTGGTACATTGTCCctcaataactttatttgaatcGATCCCCACGGAAGTGCGGTCATTCTACGAAGACGAAAAGTCTGGCCTAATCAAAGTGGTAAAATTCAGAACTGGTGCAATGAATAGGAAAaggtcttttgaaaaaattgtcatTTCCGTCATGGTCGGGAAAAATGTACAAAAGTTCCTGAcatttgttgaagacgaaCCAGATTTCCAGGGCGGACCAATCCCTTCAAAGTATCTTAttcccaagaaaatcaacttGATGGTCTACACGTTGTTTCAAGTGcatactttgaaattcaatagaaagGATTACGATaccctttctcttttttacctCAACAGAGGATACTATAATGAGTTGAGTTTTCCGTGTCCTGGAACGTTGTCACGAAATAGCGAGTGCCAGGCCGAACGACAGCTCTACGATGCGTACTTTCACTGA
- the SNO3 gene encoding putative pyridoxal 5'-phosphate synthase (hypothetical protein; nearly identical to Sno2p; expression is induced before the diauxic shift and also in the absence of thiamin): MTVVIGVLALQGAFIEHVRHVEKCIVENRDFYEKKLSVMTVKDKNQLAQCDALIIPGGESTAMSLIAERTGFYDDLYAFVHNPSKVTWGTCAGLIYISQQLSNEAKLVKTLNLLKVKVKRNAFGRQAQSSTRICDFSNFIPHCNDFPATFIRAPVIEEVLDPEHVQVLYKLDGKDNGGQELIVAAKQKNNILATSFHPELAENDIRFHDWFIREFVLKNYSK; this comes from the coding sequence ATGACCGTCGTTATCGGAGTCTTGGCATTACAGGGTGCGTTCATTGAACATGTGCGACACGTAGAAAAATGCATCGTCGAAAACAGGGATTtctatgaaaaaaaactatctGTGATGACAGTGAAGgataaaaatcaactagCTCAATGTGATGCATTGATCATACCTGGGGGAGAGTCGACTGCAATGTCCCTTATTGCAGAAAGAACAGGATTTTACGACGATCTCTACGCATTCGTACACAACCCAAGCAAGGTAACCTGGGGTACTTGTGCAGGTTTGATTTATATTTCacaacaattatctaacGAAGCAAAACTGGTCAAGACGCTGAATTTACTAAAGGTtaaagtaaaaagaaatgcaTTTGGGAGACAAGCTCAGTCTTCTACCCGGATTTGCGACTTTTCAAACTTTATTCCTCACTGCAATGATTTTCCTGCTACTTTTATAAGAGCCCCAGTAATAGAAGAGGTGCTGGATCCTGAACATGTGCAGGTCCTGTACAAATTAGATGGGAAGGATAATGGTGGTCAAGAACTAATTGTTGCCGCTAAgcaaaaaaacaatattcttGCGACATCATTTCATCCGGAATTGGCAGAAAACGATATACGGTTTCACGACTGGTTCATCAGAGAATTTGTTCTTAAAAACTACAGTAAATAA
- a CDS encoding uncharacterized protein (hypothetical protein; down-regulated at low calcium levels; mCherry fusion protein localizes to the vacuole) yields MESIILSIAIFIGVLLGTSVGAGSGSSISPDVDAGSGSRTSPDVDAGSGSRISAGVGTFSGSSTSPDVDAGSGSSTSPDVGAGSGSSISAGVGSRIGTGIGSRIGTGIGTGIGSRISTSIGSRISPDVGTSSGNRISTGVSTGISTTMNARVAVLITAAILSAPVTAIALLEARR; encoded by the coding sequence ttgccatctttattggCGTCCTCCTTGGCACTAGCGTtggtgctggcagtggtagtagcattagtcctgacgttgatgctggcagtggtagtcgcactagtcctgacgttgatgctggcagtggtagtcgcattagtgctggagttggtactttcagtggtagtagcactagtcctgacgttgatgctggcagtggtagtagcactagtcctgacgttggtgctggcagtggtagtagcattagtgctggagttggtagtCGCATTGGTACTGGCATTGGTAGTCGCATTGGTACTGGCATTGGTACTGGCATTGGTAGTCGCATTAGTACTAGCATTGGTAGTCGCAttagtcctgacgttggtACTAGCAGTGGTAATCGCATTAGTACTGGCGTTAGTACTGGCATTAGCACTACCATGAATGCACGTGTCGCTGTCCTCATCACTGCTGCAATACTTTCTGCACCTGTCACTGCTATTGCTCTCCTGGAAGCTAGACGGTAA
- the THI5 gene encoding 4-amino-5-hydroxymethyl-2-methylpyrimidine phosphate synthase (Protein involved in synthesis of the thiamine precursor HMP; member of a subtelomeric gene family including THI5, THI11, THI12, and THI13; hydroxymethylpyrimidine is also known as HMP) encodes MSTDKITFLLNWQPTPYHIPIFLAQTKGYFKEQGLDMAILEPTNPSDVTELIGSGKVDMGLKAMIHTLAAKARGFPVTSVASLLDEPFTGVLYLKGSGITEDFQSLKGKKIGYVGEFGKIQIDELTKHYGMKPEDYTAVRCGMNVAKYIIEGKIDAGIGIECMQQVELEEYLAKQGRPASDAKMLRIDKLACLGCCCFCTVLYICNDEFLKKNPEKVRKFLKAIKKATDYVLADPVKAWKEYIDFKPQLNNDLSYKQYQRCYAYFSSSLYNVHRDWKKVTGYGKRLAILPPDYVSNYTNEYLSWPEPEEVSDPLEAQRLMAIHQEKCRQEGTFKRLALPA; translated from the coding sequence ATGTCTACAGACAAGATCACATTTTTGTTGAACTGGCAACCAACCCCATACCATATTCCAATTTTCTTGGCTCAAACCAAAGGTTACTTCAAGGAGCAAGGTCTAGACATGGCCATCCTAGAACCAACCAATCCTTCCGATGTCACTGAGTTAATTGGATCTGGTAAGGTCGACATGGGTTTGAAAGCCATGATCCACACCTTGGCTGCCAAGGCCCGTGGTTTCCCAGTGACCTCTGTTGCCTCTTTGTTGGACGAACCATTTACCGGTGTCTTGTACTTAAAGGGCAGTGGTATCACTGAAGACTTCCAGTCCCTAAAGGGTAAGAAGATCGGTTACGTTGGTGAATTCGGTAAGATCCAAATCGATGAATTGACCAAGCACTACGGTATGAAGCCAGAAGACTACACCGCCGTCAGATGTGGTATGAATGTCGCCAAGTACATCATCGAAGGTAAGATTGATGCCGGTATTGGTATCGAATGTATGCAACAAGTCGAATTGGAAGAGTACTTGGCCAAGCAAGGCAGACCAGCTTCTGATGCTAAAATGTTGAGAATTGACAAGTTGGCTTGCTTGGGTTGCTGTTGCTTCTGTACCGTTCTTTACATCTGCAAcgatgaatttttgaagaagaaccCTGAAAAGGTCAGAAAGTTCTTGAAAGCCATCAAGAAGGCAACCGACTACGTTCTAGCCGACCCTGTGAAGGCTTGGAAAGAATACATCGACTTCAAGCCTCAATTGAACAACGATCTATCCTACAAGCAATACCAAAGATGTTACGCTTACTTCTCTTCATCTTTGTACAATGTTCACCGTGACTGGAAGAAGGTTACCGGTTACGGTAAGAGATTAGCCATCTTGCCACCAGACTATGTCTCGAACTACACTAATGAATACTTGTCCTGGCCAGAACCAGAAGAGGTTTCTGATCCTTTGGAAGCTCAAAGATTGATGGCTattcatcaagaaaaatgcaGACAGGAAGGTACTTTCAAGAGATTGGCTCTTCCAGCTTAA
- the DDI3 gene encoding cyanamide hydratase (Cyanamide hydratase that detoxifies cyanamide; member of the HD domain metalloprotein superfamily; expression is induced over 100-fold by cyanamide and by SN2-type DNA alkylating agents such as MMS and DMA; induction decreased in rad6 and rad18 mutants; gene and protein are identical to DDI2 and Ddi2p) has translation MSQYGFVRVPREVEKAIPVVNAPRPRAVVPPPNSETARLVREYAAKELTAPVLNHSLRVFQYSVAIIRDQFPAWDLDQEVLYVTCLLHDIATTDKNMRATKMSFEYYGGILSRELVFNATGGNQDYADAVTEAIIRHQDLTGTGYITTLGLILQIATTLDNVGSNTDLIHIDTVSAINEQFPRLHWLSCFATVVDTENSRKPWGHTSSLGDDFSKKVICNTFGYN, from the coding sequence ATGTCACAGTACGGATTTGTAAGAGTTCCTAGAGAGGTAGAAAAGGCCATTCCAGTGGTGAATGCACCTAGACCACGGGCCGTTGTTCCGCCTCCAAACAGTGAAACTGCTAGGCTTGTTCGGGAATATGCCGCTAAAGAATTGACTGCCCCCGTTCTAAACCACTCTTTGCgtgtttttcaatatagTGTAGCTATCATAAGAGACCAATTTCCAGCATGGGACTTGGATCAGGAAGTTTTGTACGTCACCTGCTTACTTCATGATATTGCAACAACAGATAAGAATATGAGAGCCACGAAGATGTCATTTGAGTATTATGGTGGCATACTTTCAAGGGAGCTTGTATTTAATGCGACAGGTGGAAATCAGGACTATGCAGATGCAGTAACTGAGGCCATCATTCGTCACCAGGATTTGACTGGGACTGGCTACATTACCACCTTGGGGCTCATTCTGCAGATTGCTACTACGCTTGACAATGTCGGATCCAATACCGATCTGATTCATATCGATACAGTTAGTGCCATTAACGAGCAATTTCCAAGACTGCACTGGTTATCATGTTTTGCTACGGTGGTGGACACTGAAAACTCGAGAAAACCGTGGGGCCACACCAGTTCTTTGGGTgatgatttttcaaagaaagtCATATGCAATACATTTGGGTATAACTAA
- a CDS encoding Y' element ATP-dependent helicase (Helicase-like protein encoded within the telomeric Y' element; induced by treatment with 8-methoxypsoralen and UVA irradiation; SWAT-GFP and mCherry fusion proteins localize to the nucleus), whose product MADTPSVAVQAPPGYGKTELFHLPLIALASKGDVKYVSFLFVPYTVLLANCMIRLGRRGCLNVAPVRNFIEEGYDGVTDLYVGIYDDLASTNFTDRIAAWENIVECTFRTNNVKLGYLIVDEFHNFETEVYRQSQFGGITNLDFDAFEKAIFLSGTAPEAVADAALQRIGLTGLAKKSMDINELKRSEDLSRGLSSYPTRMFNLIKEKSEVPLGHVHKIWKKVESQPEEALKLLLALFEIEPESKAIVVASTTNEVEELACSWRKYFRVVWIHGKLGAAEKVSRTKEFVTDGSMQVLIGTKLVTEGIDIKQLMMVIMLDNRLNIIELIQGVGRLRDGGLCYLLSRKNSWAARNRKGELPPIKEGCITEQVREFYGLESKKGKKGQHVGCCVC is encoded by the coding sequence ATGGCAGACACACCCTCTGTGGCAGTACAGGCCCCACCGGGCTATGGTAAGACGGAGTTATTTCATCTCCCCTTGATAGCACTGGCGTCTAAGGGCGACGTGAAATATGTGTCGTTTCTGTTTGTACCGTACACAGTGTTGCTTGCTAATTGCATGATCAGGTTGGGCCGACGCGGTTGCTTGAATGTGGCCCCTgtaagaaactttattgaagaaggttaCGATGGCGTTACTGATTTATACGTGGGGATCTACGATGATCTTGCTAGCACTAATTTCACAGACAGGATAGCTGCGTGGGAGAATATTGTTGAGTGCACCTTTAGGACCAACAACGTAAAATTGGGTTACCTCATTGTAGATGAGTTTCACAACTTTGAAACGGAGGTCTACCGGCAGTCGCAATTTGGGGGCATAACTaaccttgattttgacGCTTTTGAGAAAGCAATCTTTTTGAGCGGCACAGCCCCTGAGGCTGTAGCTGATGCTGCGTTGCAGCGTATTGGGCTTACGGGACTGGCCAAGAAGTCGATGGACATCAACGAGCTCAAACGGTCGGAAGATCTCAGCAGAGGTCTATCCAGCTATCCAACACGGATGTTTAATCTAATCAAGGAGAAATCCGAGGTGCCTTTAGGGCatgttcataaaatttggaagaaagtgGAATCACAGCCCGAAGAAGCACTGAAGCTTCTTTTAGccctctttgaaattgaaccaGAGTCGAAGGCCATTGTAGTTGCAAGCACAACCAACgaagtggaagaattgGCCTGCTCTTGGAGAAAGTATTTTAGGGTGGTATGGATACACGGGAAGCTGGGTGCTGCAGAAAAGGTGTCTCGCACAAAGGAGTTTGTCACTGACGGTAGCATGCAAGTTCTCATCGGAACGAAATTAGTGACTGAAGGAATTGACATTAAGcaattgatgatggtgatcatgcttgataatagacttaatattattgagcTCATTCAAGGTGTAGGGAGACTAAGAGATGGGGGCCTCTGTTATCTATTatctagaaaaaacagTTGGGCGGCAAGGAATCGTAAGGGTGAATTACCACCAATTAAGGAAGGCTGTATAACCGAACAGGTACGCGAGTTCTATGGacttgaatcaaagaaaggaaaaaagggccAGCATGTTGGATGCTGTGTCTGCTGA
- the AGP3 gene encoding Agp3p (Low-affinity amino acid permease; may act to supply the cell with amino acids as nitrogen source in nitrogen-poor conditions; transcription is induced under conditions of sulfur limitation; plays a role in regulating Ty1 transposition): MAVLNLKRETVDIEETAKKDIKPYFASNVEAVDIDEDPDVSRYDPQTGVKRALKNRHISLLALGGVIGPGCLVGAGNALNKGGPLALLLGFSIIGIIAFSVMESIGEMITLYPSGGGFTTLARRFHSDALPAVCGYAYVVVFFAVLANEYNTLSSILQFWGPQVPLYGYILIFWFAFEIFQLVGVGLFGETEYWLAWLKIVGLVAYYIFSIVYISGDIRNRPAFGFHYWNSPGALSHGFKGIAIVFVFCSTFYSGTESVALAATESKNPGKAVPLAVRQTLWRILVVYIGIAVFYGATVPFDDPNLSASTKVLKSPIAIAISRAGWAGGAHLVNAFILITCISAINGSLYIGSRTLTHLAHEGLAPKILAWTDRRGVPIPAITVFNALGLISLMNVSVGAANAYSYIVNLSGVGVFIVWGVISYTHLRIRKAWVAQGRSIEELPYEALFYPWTPVLSLAANIFLALIQGWSYFVPFDAGNFVDAYILLPVGILLYIGICVFKSNHFRTVDLRSINLDEGRRKDMEADLSDQESSLASSETMKDYKSATFFRYLSNIFT, encoded by the coding sequence ATGGCAGTCCTTAACTTGAAACGTGAAACTGTCGACATTGAAGAGACAGCGAAGAAAGATATCAAACCTTATTTTGCTTCGAATGTTGAAGCGgttgatattgatgaagatcCCGATGTTTCAAGATACGATCCCCAGACAGGAGTGAAAAGGGCGCTCAAAAATAGGCATATCTCATTGCTAGCTTTGGGTGGTGTTATTGGCCCAGGTTGTCTTGTTGGTGCAGGAAACGCACTCAACAAAGGTGGGCCACTTGCTTTACTTTTAGGCTTTAGTATTATTGGGATCATTGCTTTCTCAGTGATGGAATCTATAGGTGAAATGATCACTTTATATCCCTCGGGCGGTGGATTTACCACTTTGGCTCGAAGATTTCATAGCGATGCACTGCCTGCAGTTTGCGGTTATGCTTACGTTGTTGTGTTCTTCGCAGTTTTGGCAAATGAGTACAACACTCTCTCCTCCATACTACAGTTTTGGGGCCCACAAGTCCCTCTATATGGTTACATCTTGATATTCTGGTTtgcatttgaaatttttcaactaGTTGGCGTTGGTCTTTTTGGTGAAACGGAGTACTGGCTTGCTTGGTTGAAAATAGTAGGATTAGTAGCCTATTATATTTTCTCGATTGTTTACATATCTGGGGATATTAGGAATAGACCAGCTTTCGGCTTTCATTATTGGAATAGTCCAGGTGCATTATCACATGGGTTTAAGGGAATTGCGATAGTGTTTGTGTTTTGTTCGACCTTCTATTCTGGAACGGAATCAGTTGCCTTGGCTGCAACGGAATCAAAAAACCCTGGGAAGGCTGTGCCACTTGCTGTTCGACAAACTCTGTGGAGAATTTTAGTTGTTTATATTGGAATTGCTGTTTTCTATGGAGCAACTGTTCCGTTTGACGACCCAAACCTCTCTGCTTCTACCAAAGTCCTAAAATCTCCCATTGCTATCGCCATATCTCGTGCTGGTTGGGCCGGCGGAGCTCATCTGGTTAATGCCTTCATTTTGATAACTTGCATCTCCGCCATTAATGGGTCACTTTATATAGGGAGCAGAACCTTGACGCATTTAGCACATGAAGGCCTAGCTCCAAAAATTCTGGCTTGGACCGATCGAAGAGGCGTTCCCATCCCCGCCATCACTGTTTTCAACGCCTTGGGCCTAATATCATTGATGAATGTGAGCGTTGGAGCTGCAAATGCGTACTCTTATATCGTTAATCTTTCTGGTGTTGGCGTCTTTATTGTCTGGGGTGTAATAAGTTATACGCACCTGAGAATAAGGAAGGCGTGGGTTGCTCAAGGAAGATCCATAGAAGAGCTACCTTATGAAGCGCTATTTTATCCGTGGACGCCAGTACTTAGTCTGGCCGCTAACATTTTTCTAGCACTCATCCAAGGATGGAGCTATTTCGTACCTTTTGATGCGGGCAATTTTGTTGATGCTTATATCCTTCTGCCTGTTGGAATTTTATTGTATATTGGCATATGTGTTTTTAAGAGCAATCATTTTAGAACTGTTGATTTGCGGTCAATCAACCTAGACGAAGGACGAAGAAAAGACATGGAGGCTGATCTTTCTGATCAAGAGAGTAGCTTAGCATCTTCGGAAACGATGAAGGATTATAAAAGTGCAACTTTTTTCAGATACCTCAGCAACATTTTCACCTGA
- the COS4 gene encoding Cos4p (Endosomal protein involved in turnover of plasma membrane proteins; member of the DUP380 subfamily of conserved, often subtelomeric COS genes; required for the multivesicular vesicle body sorting pathway that internalizes plasma membrane proteins for degradation; Cos proteins provide ubiquitin in trans for nonubiquitinated cargo proteins), which yields MKENELKNEKSVDVLSFKQLESQKIVLPQDLFRSSFTWFCYEIYKSLAFRIWMLLWLPLSVWWKLSNNWIYPLMVSLLVLFWGPVFVLVIFRLSRKRSLSKQLTQFCKEITKSTPSSDPHDWEVVAANLNSYLYENKAWNIRYFFFNAMGCQEAFRTTLLEPFSLKKDEAAKVKSFKDSVPYIEEALGVYFREVEKQWKLFNSEKSWSPVGLEDAKLPKEAYRFKLTWFLKRISNIFMLIPFLNFLCCIYVSRGMCLLLRTLYLGWILFMLVQGFQNIRVLIMSMEHKMQFLSTIINEQESGANGWDEIARKMNRYLFEKKVWKNEEFFFDGIDCEWFFSHFFYRVLSAKKSMRALSLNVELWPYIKEAQLSCSEESLA from the coding sequence atgaaagaaaatgaacttaaaaatgagaaaagtGTAGATGTATTATCTTTCAAACAGCTCGAATCTCAAAAGATTGTTCTACCTCAAGATCTTTTCAGAAGCAGCTTTACCTGGTTTTGTTATGAAATTTACAAGTCCTTAGCGTTTCGCATCTGGATGCTATTATGGCTACCACTTAGCGTCTGGTGGAAGCTTTCCAACAATTGGATTTACCCGCTTATGGTTTCACTTCTTGTCCTGTTTTGGGGACCAGtatttgttcttgttatttttaGACTTTCTCGTAAACGTTCCTTATCGAAACAACTCACTCAGTTTTGCAAAGAGATTACTAAAAGCACACCAAGTTCGGATCCTCATGATTGGGAAGTTGTTGCAGCAAATCTAAATTCGTACTTATATGAAAATAAGGCTTGGAATATTAGgtactttttcttcaatgcCATGGGCTGCCAAGAAGCGTTCAGAACAACCCTTCTCGAACCCttctctttgaaaaaagacgaaGCTGCCAAGGTTAAGTCATTTAAGGATTCCGTCCCTTACATTGAAGAAGCATTGGGAGTTTATTTTagagaagttgaaaaacaaTGGAAGTTGTTTAATTCTGAGAAATCATGGAGCCCTGTTGGCCTGGAAGATGCTAAACTTCCCAAGGAAGCTTACCGATTTAAGCTTACTTGGTTTTTAAAGAGGATttccaatatttttatgttgaTACCATTCCTTAATTTTTTGTGCTGCATATATGTGTCACGGGGAATGTGCCTTCTATTACGCACCTTGTATCTCGGGTGGATTCTTTTCATGTTGGTACAAGGTTTCCAAAATATAAGGGTTTTGATTATGAGCATGGAACACAAGATGCAGTTCTTGTCGACTATTATAAATGAGCAAGAAAGTGGTGCGAATGGATGGGACGAAATTGCaaggaaaatgaatagGTACttgtttgagaaaaaagtCTGGAAGaatgaagagtttttctttgacgGGATTGACTGTGAATGGTTTTTTAGCCACTTCTTCTACCGCGTTCTATCTGCGAAGAAATCTATGCGGGCTCTATCATTGAATGTGGAACTATGGCCATATATTAAAGAAGCGCAATTATCCTGCAGTGAGGAGTCCTTAGCGTAA
- the SNZ3 gene encoding pyridoxine biosynthesis protein SNZ3 (Pyridoxal-5'-phosphate synthase; involved in thiamine and pyridoxine biosynthesis; member of a stationary phase-induced gene family where transcriptional induction precedes the diauxic shift; induced in the absence of thiamine in a Thi2/3p-dependent manner and repressed in its presence; forms a co-regulated gene pair with SNO3; paralog of SNZ1 and SNZ2), producing the protein MSEFKVKTGLAQMLKGGVIMDVVTPEQAIIAERAGACAVMALERIPADMRKSGQVCRMSDPRMIKEIMEAVSIPVMAKVRIGHFVEAQILEELQVDYIDESEVLTPADWTHHIEKHNFKVPFVCGAKDLGEALRRINEGAAMIRTKGEAGTGDVSEAVKHITKIKAEIQQYKENLKTESDFAAKATELRVPVDLLKTTLSEGKLPVVNFAAGGVATPADAALLMQLGCEGVFVGSGIFKSSDPEKLACAIVEATTHYDNPAKLLQVSSDLGDLMGGISIQSINEAGGKNGARLSEIGW; encoded by the coding sequence atgtCAGAATTCAAGGTTAAAACTGGGCTTGCCCAAATGTTAAAGGGCGGTGTGATTATGGACGTCGTCACACCTGAACAGGCTATTATCGCAGAAAGAGCGGGCGCTTGTGCTGTAATGGCATTGGAACGCATTCCAGCTGACATGCGCAAGTCTGGCCAAGTATGCCGTATGTCAGATCCTCGCATgatcaaagaaattatgGAAGCTGTTTCAATTCCGGTGATGGCAAAGGTCCGTATTGGACACTTCGTGGAGGCACAGATCCTGGAAGAGCTGCAAGTAGACTACATTGACGAAAGTGAGGTTTTGACTCCAGCTGATTGGACACATCACATTGAGAAGCATAACTTCAAGGTGCCATTTGTTTGCGGTGCCAAGGATCTAGGTGAGGCTTTGAGAAGAATAAACGAAGGTGCTGCAATGATCCGTACCAAAGGTGAAGCAGGTACCGGTGACGTTTCCGAGGCCGTCAAGCACATCACCAAGATTAAGGCGGAGATCCAGCAGTATAAAGAGAATTTGAAGACCGAATCCGATTTTGCAGCTAAGGCCACAGAATTACGCGTCCCTGTCGACTTGCTGAAGACAACACTATCAGAGGGAAAGCTACCTGTAGTCAATTTTGCTGCTGGTGGAGTTGCTACTCCAGCAGACGCTGCTCTATTGATGCAATTGGGTTGTGAAGGTGTTTTCGTCGGCTCAGGTATATTCAAATCGTCAGATCCTGAGAAGTTAGCATGTGCTATCGTTGAAGCCACGACTCACTACGATAACCCAGCAAAACTATTGCAAGTTTCCAGCGATTTGGGTGACTTGATGGGTGGTATTTCCATCCAATCAATTAATGAAGCAGGAGGCAAAAACGGTGCAAGACTTTCTGAAATCGGATGGTAG